GGTGAGTGACGCCGGCTATACGCTCGGCTCCGACATTACCCTGGCGCTGGACTGTGCCTCCTCCGAGTTCTACAGGGACGGCCAGTACCAGCTCTCCGGCGAAGGCAAGAGCTTCGACGCCGCCGGTTTCGCGGACTACCTGGTCGAGCTGTGCGACCAGTACCCGATCGTCTCCATCGAAGACGGCATGGACGAGTCCGACTGGGACGGCTGGAAGGCCCTCACCGACAAGCTCGGTGACCGCGTGCAGCTGGTCGGCGACGACCTCTTCGTCACCAATACCCGGATCCTCAAGCGTGGCATCGACGAGCAGATCGGCAACTCCATCCTGATCAAGTTCAACCAGATCGGTTCGCTCTCCGAGACCCTCGACGCGATCCGCATGGCCCAGGATGCCGGCTTCACCGCGGTGATCTCCCACCGCAGCGGCGAGACCGAGGACACCACCATCGCCGACCTGGCGGTGGGCACCGCCGCCGGCCAGATCAAGACCGGCTCGCTGTGCCGTTCCGATCGCGTCGCCAAGTACAACCGTCTGCTGGTGATCGAGCAGGACCTCGGTGACCGGGTGGCCTACCCGGGGCGTGCCGCGATCAAGGGTCAGTAAACGAACACTGTTGTCTTTGCCGGCGTGATTTGTAGGAAATCGCCCACAAGATGACGACGACATCGACCACAGTTAGCCTGAGAAAGACCGGCGCTTCGGCGTCGGTCTTTTTTTATCCGACTGATTTCAAAAGGTTTTCTGGGTGGTCGACATGACTGCCCCCGGGTCGTGGATGGCGGAGGGGAGGGTTGAGAAGTCGCCAGGCCCTGCCACAATGAACTCGGGATCAGGGAGAGCGGAGTCTCTCCCGGCAGGATGCCACGGGATGCAGTCTAGAGTGCGCGCGGTGCGACAGGATGCCGCCTCCGCGCAGGGACGTCACTCAGGGAGAGCGAGCGGAAGGATCCGCTCAAGGATGGCTTGGAGCGGGCGGCCTGCAGGGTCGCCCTTTTTTGCCTGGTGTTCTCCTCCACGTGCAGGGCAAAACGACGACGCCGAATGTCGAGAGACATTCGGCGTCGTCGTGTCCGGGAGGTGGGTGGGCTCAGCGCTCCAGGTGCTCCAGCTTGCCGGGCTTGCCGTCCCAGTCCTCGGCGTCGGCCGGCGGGTCCTTCTTCTCGGCAATGTTCGGCCAGACCTCCGAGAGCTCGGCATTGATCTCGATGAACTGTTCCTGCCCCTCGGGCAACTCGTCCTCGGAGTAGATCGCCTCGGCCGGGCACTCGGGCTCGCACAGCGCGCAATCGATGCACTCGTCGGGGTGAATCACCAGAAAGTTGGGACCCTCGTAGAAGCAGTCCACCGGGCAGACCTCGACACAGTCGGTGTACTTGCACTTGATGCAGTTCTCGGTGACGACGAATGTCATGTCAGTCTCCCTTCCTCGGGGCCGG
The Halomonas sp. M4R1S46 DNA segment above includes these coding regions:
- the fdxA gene encoding ferredoxin FdxA; protein product: MTFVVTENCIKCKYTDCVEVCPVDCFYEGPNFLVIHPDECIDCALCEPECPAEAIYSEDELPEGQEQFIEINAELSEVWPNIAEKKDPPADAEDWDGKPGKLEHLER